ACATTCCCCCAGGTACCGAGGTCTTTTGCCCCGGCACCGGCCGTGATGCCCGCCAGGAGCATCACGGCCAGACAGCGGGTCAGGTTCATTTCACCTCCCTGCCAGGAGACTGCATCCGCGCCGCGATATCGTTGCGGATGGCCGTGGTAATGTCAGGCTGCACACTCACCACGGCCGGCTGTACCAGGATCACCGCGTTATGCTTCTGCTGCCACGCGGCCAGGCTGTCGATCATGGCCTGGTTGAAACGACTGACCAGGGCTTTCGCCCTCGCCTCATCGAGTTTCTGCTGCGCAGACTGCTGGATGAAGATGTCCATCGTGCCCTTCATGTCGAACGTCACGACCTGCGGGGTCACCAGTCTGGCCACGCCCCAGGCGATGCCGGTCACAATCAGCAGCGCGCCCGCGCCGCACGCGACCAGCTTCGGCCAGCGCGATGCCATACTGCCCGCCAGCGTCACACCGTCACGCACCACCTCCGCGTCATAAGGTTTGTTATCACTCAAGCTTTTTTCACCCATTCCTCAAGCTCCGCCAGTTCCTGACCATATTTGATGCCTGCCAGCCGGTATGCTGCCTCTTC
This genomic interval from Kosakonia cowanii JCM 10956 = DSM 18146 contains the following:
- the trbI gene encoding type-F conjugative transfer system protein TrbI codes for the protein MGEKSLSDNKPYDAEVVRDGVTLAGSMASRWPKLVACGAGALLIVTGIAWGVARLVTPQVVTFDMKGTMDIFIQQSAQQKLDEARAKALVSRFNQAMIDSLAAWQQKHNAVILVQPAVVSVQPDITTAIRNDIAARMQSPGREVK